The Caproicibacterium amylolyticum genome includes the window AGAAGAATGTCCCGCCATAGATAAAAAACCGCAAACAATGAGCGCAGGAGGGAACGAAATGGAAGAACACACAATCTATCGGGATATTGCGGAGCGGACAAACGGCGATATTTATATCGGCGTTGTTGGTCCGGTGCGCACCGGTAAGTCCACTTTTATCAAAAAGTTTATGGACACAATCGTCATACCAAACATTGCTGAAGAAGCGAAAAAGGACCGCGCTGTAGATGAACTTCCGCAGTCAGCAGCAGGCCGTACGATTATGACAACGGAGCCAAAGTTTATCCCCGAGCAGGCGGTAAAGGTCAATATCGATGACAGCGCTTCGTTTTCTGTGCGGATGATTGATTGTGTTGGTTATATTGTACCAAGTTCTCTGGGATATATTGAGGGAGAAGCCCCGCGCATGGTGATGACGCCATGGTTTGATGACCCGGTTCCATTTAATATGGCTGCGGAAATCGGTACCAAAAAGGTGATTACGGAGCACTCAACTATTGGCTTGGTAGTGACGACGGACGGCAGTATCAGTGACATTCCCAGAGAGGAATATGAAGATGCAGAAGAGCGGGTCATAACGGAACTGAAAGAAATTCACAAACCTTTTATTGTTTTGCTGAATTCCGTGGAACCTGCTGCTCCCACAGCGGTACAGACTGCAAAACAGCTGGAGAAAAAATATGAAGTGCCGGTAATGCCGGTCAATTGTCTGGAACTTGGGGAAGCAGAAATACGGGGCATCCTTTCTAAAGTTTTATTTGAGTTTCCGGTACAGGAAATCAAAGTGGATATGCCACATTGGATTTCCACATTGGAAAAAGATCACTGGCTGCGTGCGGCAATTTATGAATCCATTCAGCAGAATGCGGCAGGTGTGACCTGCATTCGGGAAATCAACAGCATGATGCAGCAGGTTTCGGCCTGCGAGTATGTACAGAAAGCAGCGGTTTCCAGCATTGAACTTGGCTGCGGCAAGGCACGAGTCAGCGTGCAGCTTGAGCAATCCTTGTTTTACAAGGTGCTTGGCGAGAAAACCGGACTTTCCATTGAAACGGAGGGTGACCTGCTGGACAGTATGCTGCACTTTGCAGCAATGCAAAAAGAATATGATAAGATTCAGGAAGCCTATCACAATGTACTGGAAACCGGCTATGGTATTGTAATGCCGAATATTGATGAATTGACACTGGAAGAACCGCGCATTGTTCGTCAGGGCGGGAAATACGGTATCCGCTTGAAAGCCAACGCACCTTCCATCCACATGATGAAAACGCAGATTACAACAGAGATAACACCAATTGTTGGTTCCGAGGCACAGAGTGAAGAACTCGTTTCCTATATGCTCAAAGAAATCGAAGAAAGTCCGTCAAAAATCTGGGAATCCAACATCTTTGGTAAGAGCCTTCATGAGCTTGTCAATGAGGGAATGCACAACAAGCTTTACCGCATGCCACAAGATGCACGAGAAAAAGTGCGCGAAACAATTGAACGAATCATAAATGACGGTTGCAATGGGCTCATTTGCATCATTCTTTAAACTTTAATGCGTTTTATGCATAAATTACCGGGTGATAGGCATATTTTTGCCAATCACCCGATTTTTCTTGCATTTATATAAGAGAATCGATATAATGAAGTTACTGCGTAAAAGCAGAATCCTTTCATCGGGATATAGATATATTTTTTGGTGAGGAAGTGTAATCATGTTTCAAATCGTAGAAAAACGCAAGTTGAACGATTCGATGACACTGATGGCTGTGAATGCTCCGTTTATTGCAAAAAAAGCAAAAGCAGGGCAGTTCATTATTCTGCGTGTTGACGAATTCGGCGAGCGTATCCCGCTCACAGTTGCGGATTATGACAGAGAAGCCGGCACCGTTACGATTATTTACCAGATTGTAGGCAAAACGACAATGAAGCTGGACCAGCTGAACGTTGGCGATGCACTTTTGGACTTCATCGGGCCGCTTGGCCAAGCAAGTGAACTGGAAGGCTACAAACGTGCTGCGGTTATTGGCGGCGGCGCAGGCTGTGCGATTGCATGGCCGCAGGCAAAGGCACTGCATCAGATGGGTGCCAAGGTAGATATGATTGCTGGCTTCCGCAATAAAGATATTATTATTTTGGAAGATGAAATGCGTGCTGACAGCGATAACCTCTATCTTATGACAGACGATGGCAGCAACGGCCACAAAGGCTTTGTTACCAGCGCATTGGAAGAGAATATTGAAAACGGCGCGGACTATGATTTAGTGGTTGCTATTGGGCCGCTGGTCATGATGCGTGCGGTTGTTGGTGTTACAAAGCCCAGAAATATTAAGACAATTATCAGTATGAATCCAATCATGATCGACGGTACGGGCATGTGCGGCGGCTGCCGTTTGACAGTTGGTGGAAAGACCAAATTTGCCTGTGTGGACGGCCCTGATTTTGACGGCTTTGAAGTCGATTTTGATGAGGCAATCAAGCGCGGCCGCACCTATTTTGACAAAGAACGTGCAGCTGCCAGAGAGGAAAGCTGCAGATTGATGGAGGGTGCGAAAAATGCCTAATATGCAAATGGAAAAGACCCCGATTCCGGAGCAGAAACCGGAAGTACGGTGCCATAATTTTGAAGAAGTAACACAGGGCTATACTGAAGAAATGGCACAGAACGAAGCACAGCGGTGCCTGAACTGCAAAAATAAGCCCTGCGTTTCCGGCTGTCCTGTTGGCGTACACATTCCGGACTTTATTGCACATGTGGTAAAGGGTGAGTACGAGGAAGCTTTTCAAACCATTAAGCTGACCAATTCTCTGCCTGCCGTCTGCGGCCGTGTATGTCCGCAGGAAAGCCAGTGTGAAAGCAAATGCGTACGCGGCATTAAAGGTGAGCCGGTTGGCATTGGCAGACTGGAACGTTTCGTTGCGGACTGGCACATGCAGCATGGCAGCGACAAAGCTGACAAAGTTCCGTCCAACGGACATAAAGTTGCAGTGATCGGTGCAGGACCTGCTGGTTTGACCTGTGCGGGTGACCTTGCAGCCAAGGGCTATCAGGTTACAGTGTTTGAAGCACTGCACGTTGCCGGCGGTGTATTGATGTACGGCATTCCGCAGTTCCGTCTGCCGAAGGAAATTGTGCAGAAAGAAATCAGCGCCCTGAAAGAAAAGGGTGTTGAAATCAATACGGATATGGTAATCGGCAAGGTACTCGAAATTGACGAACTGTTCAATATGGGCTATGAAGCTATGTTTGTCGGTACCGGTGCCGGTCTGCCGAACTTCATGAACATCCCTGGCGAGGATTTGGTTGGCACTTATTCTGCAAATGAATTCCTGACCCGCGTGAATTTGATGAAAGCGTACAAGCCGGAATATGATACTCCAATTCTGGATGTAAAGCGTGTTGCGGTTGTAGGCGGCGGCAATGTTGCCATGGATGCTGCACGTACAGCACTTCGCCTGGGTGCGGAGGAAGTGCATATTGTTTACCGCCGTGCGGAGGAACAGATGCCTGCCCGTAAGGAAGAAGTGCATCACGCAAAAGAAGAGGGCGTTATCTTTGATTTCCTGACAAGCCCGGTTCAGATTCTCGGTGACGAGAATGGCTGCGTCAGTGAAATTGAATGTGTAAAGATGGAACTTGGTGAGCCGGACGCTTCCGGCCGCCGCCGTCCGGTGGAAATTCCGGACAGCAAGTTCAAAATGTCAGTTGACTGTGTTGTGATGGCAATTGGCAACAGCCCGAACCCACTTATCCGTTCCACAACCAAGGGATTGGAAGCAAACCGCAAGGGCTGCATCGTCGTAGATGAAGAGACTATGAAGACCACCCGTGAGGGTGTTTATGCTGCCGGTGATGCTGTTTCCGGAGCAGCTACCGTTATTCTGGCTATGGGCGGCGGCAAAGCAGCTGCTAAGTCGATTGATGAGTATATTCAAAACAAATAAGTTTTTCTTGCAAGACCTGCTGTTTGATACAGCGGGTCTTTTTTGCTTGTTCTGAATCAACGTGCTTTTTCATAAAATGAAGTAAAAAGTGCCGTATGGGAGGTTCGGAAAATGCAAGAAGGGAATAAGCTGCTGTGGAAAGTCCGAATTATTATTTGTTTGTTGGTGTTGACAGCAGGACTCATTTTGCGTTTTGCAGTTGGAGGAGGAACCTATCAGTCAGCAAAAGTGTGGTATCAGCAGCAACTGAAAAACTCTGTGCAGCCAAGTCTTTCATTGGAAAACATTCAAAAGC containing:
- the spoIVA gene encoding stage IV sporulation protein A, yielding MEEHTIYRDIAERTNGDIYIGVVGPVRTGKSTFIKKFMDTIVIPNIAEEAKKDRAVDELPQSAAGRTIMTTEPKFIPEQAVKVNIDDSASFSVRMIDCVGYIVPSSLGYIEGEAPRMVMTPWFDDPVPFNMAAEIGTKKVITEHSTIGLVVTTDGSISDIPREEYEDAEERVITELKEIHKPFIVLLNSVEPAAPTAVQTAKQLEKKYEVPVMPVNCLELGEAEIRGILSKVLFEFPVQEIKVDMPHWISTLEKDHWLRAAIYESIQQNAAGVTCIREINSMMQQVSACEYVQKAAVSSIELGCGKARVSVQLEQSLFYKVLGEKTGLSIETEGDLLDSMLHFAAMQKEYDKIQEAYHNVLETGYGIVMPNIDELTLEEPRIVRQGGKYGIRLKANAPSIHMMKTQITTEITPIVGSEAQSEELVSYMLKEIEESPSKIWESNIFGKSLHELVNEGMHNKLYRMPQDAREKVRETIERIINDGCNGLICIIL
- a CDS encoding sulfide/dihydroorotate dehydrogenase-like FAD/NAD-binding protein — protein: MFQIVEKRKLNDSMTLMAVNAPFIAKKAKAGQFIILRVDEFGERIPLTVADYDREAGTVTIIYQIVGKTTMKLDQLNVGDALLDFIGPLGQASELEGYKRAAVIGGGAGCAIAWPQAKALHQMGAKVDMIAGFRNKDIIILEDEMRADSDNLYLMTDDGSNGHKGFVTSALEENIENGADYDLVVAIGPLVMMRAVVGVTKPRNIKTIISMNPIMIDGTGMCGGCRLTVGGKTKFACVDGPDFDGFEVDFDEAIKRGRTYFDKERAAAREESCRLMEGAKNA
- the gltA gene encoding NADPH-dependent glutamate synthase, giving the protein MPNMQMEKTPIPEQKPEVRCHNFEEVTQGYTEEMAQNEAQRCLNCKNKPCVSGCPVGVHIPDFIAHVVKGEYEEAFQTIKLTNSLPAVCGRVCPQESQCESKCVRGIKGEPVGIGRLERFVADWHMQHGSDKADKVPSNGHKVAVIGAGPAGLTCAGDLAAKGYQVTVFEALHVAGGVLMYGIPQFRLPKEIVQKEISALKEKGVEINTDMVIGKVLEIDELFNMGYEAMFVGTGAGLPNFMNIPGEDLVGTYSANEFLTRVNLMKAYKPEYDTPILDVKRVAVVGGGNVAMDAARTALRLGAEEVHIVYRRAEEQMPARKEEVHHAKEEGVIFDFLTSPVQILGDENGCVSEIECVKMELGEPDASGRRRPVEIPDSKFKMSVDCVVMAIGNSPNPLIRSTTKGLEANRKGCIVVDEETMKTTREGVYAAGDAVSGAATVILAMGGGKAAAKSIDEYIQNK